A single Montipora foliosa isolate CH-2021 chromosome 7, ASM3666993v2, whole genome shotgun sequence DNA region contains:
- the LOC138009571 gene encoding E3 ubiquitin-protein ligase BRE1A-like, with translation MVKFVKTHRPDFQATNYSALCSLHFSSSCFMCLKLDDLMSASVDTSKETVKSTSEKATEKRILIRGSISMIHCANKAPEIAEGSNRDRRRSQAYNSSSKEEEESMEEEEKEFTEEEDIECLEEPELEDTDEADPDWHCQLEENGDDIDADDEEKESASVNIISVDKEIPCQKEPKFIVFYTRLLAIFSMLFQLQRRGAHGFHEKERHHGDSDSEMQKLRSKAICVEVSPIGAWAIPSRKYPAKLRYSDGRGICTNVYNKMKQVLMNTRLLNDVKKLSKYVDEVRKLVFSMLQAERNSILSKYKTETPPPLNSQFTDKQSRAEAVENNSKRKQKDTAAYPSGTLRFDNGDGNVGHFYFRQSMKWTEEHEVVMLRELMLMQPWQHRKGTSERGDDWEKLAISLNAIPNPQFRVTQRSVRDHYSTMEKRRRKKVREEDRASGIAPEEDKELDQLLDEIMELFNESDKAIDETKQKQEEEVKKAEEMRKRSLETFKESAKRNGDEQQGAKQRKTRASGANTMAYLKERAETEATLKREKLEIKRKELVLQAKEQEGRQQQFDMMNKQTRDIQQLQQQQMQQFMQMNANMMQQHQQQTLALMELMRKFADK, from the exons ATGGTTAAGTTTGTGAAGACTCACAGGCCAGATTTTCAAGCCACTAATTACAGCGCGCTGTGCTCTCTGCACTTCTCCTCGAGTTGCTTCATGTGTCTTAAATTGGACGATTTGATGTCAGCCTCAGTCGACACTAGCAAAGAAACGGTGAAATCCACAAGCGAGAAAGCAACTGAAAAAAGGATTTTAATAAGAGGATCAATTTCAATGATTCACTGTGCCAATAAAGCGCCAGAGATTGCGGAAGGGAGCAATCGCGATCGAAGGAGATCACAAGCG TACAACTCTAGCAGcaaggaagaagaagagagCATGGAGGAGGAAGAGAAGGAGTTCACAGAAGAGGAAGATATTGAATGTCTGGAGGAGCCTGAGCTGGAGGATACAGATGAAGCTGACCCAGACTGGCATTGTCAGCTAGAGGAGAATGGAGATGATATTGATGCTGATGATGAAGAGAAGGAGAGTGCATCAGTGAACATTATCAG TGTTGACAAAGAAATCCCTTGCCAGAAAGAGCCCAAATTCATTGTGTTCTACACAAGACTACTGGCCATATTTTCCATGTTGTTTCAACTACAAAGAAGAGGGGCCCATGGTTTCCATGAAAAAGAACGGCACCATGGTGACAGTGACTCAGAGATGCAGAAATTGCGGTCCAAAGCCATTTGTGTGGAGGTCTCACCCATTGGTGCTTGGGCAATACCCAGCAGGAAATATCCTGCTAAGCTTCGCTATTCTGATGGCAGGGGCATCT GCACAAATGTCTATAACAAGATGAAACAGGTCTTAATGAATACCAGGCTTTTAAATGATGTGAAAAAGTTGTCCA AATATGTGGATGAGGTAAGGAAACTCGTGTTCAGCATGCTCCAGGCCGAGAGGAATTCTATCCTCTCAAAGTACAAGACTGAAACTCCACCGCCTCTGAACTCACAGTTCACAGACAAGCAAAGTAGAGCAGAGGCAGTTGAAAACAACAGtaagagaaaacagaaagacACAGCTGCATACCCTTCAG ggaccttacgattcgacaacggcgacggcaacgtgGGACATTTTTACTTCCG TCAATCAATGAAATGGACTGAAGAGCATGAAGTAGTTATGTTGAGGGAATTGATGCTTATGCAACCATGGCAGCACAGGAAAGGAACCAGTGAGAGAGGTGATGATTGGGAAAAACTGGCAATTTCCTTAAATGCTATTCCTAATCCACAATTCCGTGTTACTCAGCGATCGGTTCGTGATCACTATTCTACAATGGaaaagagaaggagaaaaaaagtcagGGAAGAAGACAGAGCTTCAGGTATTGCTCCCGAAGAGGACAAGGAATTGGATCAGTTACTTGATGAAATCATGGAACTCTTTAATGAATCAGACAAAGCAATAgatgaaacaaaacagaagcagGAAGAAGAAGTAaagaaagcagaagaaatgcgGAAGAGATCGCTGGAAACTTTTAAAGAAAGTGCAAAGAGGAATGGTGATGAACAACAAGgagcaaaacagagaaaaactagAGCTAGTGGAGCAAACACTATGGCTTATCTCAAGGAAAGGGCAGAAACTGAGGCAACTTTAAAGCGTGAGAAATTGGAGATAAAAAGGAAAGAGTTAGTGCTGCAAGCAAAAGAGCAAGAGGGAAGACAACAGCAATTTGACATGATGAACAAGCAAACTAGAGATATCCAACAGCTTCAGCAGCAGCAGATGCAGCAGTTTATGCAAATGAATGCAAACATGATGCAGCAGCACCAACAGCAAACTCTTGCACTTATGGAGCTGATGAGAAAGTTTGCTGACAAGTGA